In Methanomicrobium antiquum, one DNA window encodes the following:
- a CDS encoding uridylate kinase translates to MKQRFEIQNKLQGETLVRKGLMHERSGVKQIKIAPELNVIKIGGHGTIDFGAEVVLPLLDEIGELSKKHQILIATGGGVRVRHIMDIGIDLGMPTGILAELSGTVSEQNAIMVATVMAKYKAVHISNDDLLDIPMLINMGQLPVMRGTPIFGLYETPSPVGPIPQHRTDTGAFLAAEVLGAKRCILVKNVDGLYAENPFMNPDAELIREIKADELLEMNLEDLVLEEKAVEALSNAKNIHEIRIVNGHVRGNIEKALNDENCGTIIRR, encoded by the coding sequence ATGAAACAGAGATTTGAAATCCAAAATAAACTACAGGGAGAGACACTTGTCAGGAAAGGCCTGATGCATGAGAGATCCGGTGTTAAACAGATAAAAATAGCCCCTGAATTAAATGTAATAAAAATAGGCGGGCACGGAACGATAGATTTTGGTGCCGAAGTTGTGCTCCCGCTTTTGGATGAGATAGGCGAACTTTCAAAGAAGCACCAGATATTAATTGCAACCGGGGGGGGTGTTCGTGTCCGCCATATAATGGATATTGGAATTGACCTTGGGATGCCTACAGGAATTCTTGCAGAGCTTTCAGGCACTGTAAGTGAACAGAATGCAATAATGGTTGCCACAGTTATGGCAAAATACAAGGCTGTTCATATCAGCAATGATGATCTCCTGGATATTCCCATGCTGATAAACATGGGTCAGCTTCCGGTAATGAGAGGAACTCCCATATTCGGCCTTTATGAAACTCCATCTCCGGTCGGGCCTATTCCCCAGCACAGGACAGATACCGGGGCGTTTCTTGCAGCAGAAGTACTCGGTGCAAAAAGGTGCATACTTGTCAAAAACGTAGACGGCTTATACGCGGAAAATCCATTTATGAATCCGGATGCTGAATTGATTCGTGAGATAAAAGCCGATGAACTGCTGGAAATGAATCTCGAAGATCTGGTTTTAGAAGAAAAAGCTGTGGAAGCTCTTAGTAATGCAAAGAATATACATGAAATCAGGATTGTCAATGGTCATGTGAGAGGCAATATTGAAAAAGCCTTAAACGATGAAAACTGCGGTACAATAATAAGAAGATAA
- a CDS encoding proline iminopeptidase-family hydrolase: MILLFLSVVFVYAALCITAQPVKYDASVVNITEKGEDTQGYIKTSSGRIWFKIAGINSKKTPLLLLNGGPGVSHDYFEPLLVLSDERPVIFYDPLGCGNSDKPGDMSQYSVESYVKEVGEVRSALGLSDVHILGQSWGGGLAAAYFISEKPEGVKSLILSSPLLDTKRWISDQKSYLSEMPENIQEIVRIAEETGVYDSEDYQDALNEYYSLHLCRLDPWPPLFIDSLEKLSISVYMHMWGPSEFTCTGTLQSFNLTANLSEIGVPVLFICGEYDEATPSAISHFAGFVDNSQILIIKDASHLNHIEKTDEYVKAVREFLGDLD, encoded by the coding sequence ATGATATTATTATTTTTGTCAGTTGTATTCGTATATGCAGCACTATGCATAACAGCACAGCCTGTGAAATATGATGCATCAGTGGTTAATATTACAGAAAAAGGCGAAGATACTCAGGGATATATAAAAACATCCTCCGGCAGGATCTGGTTTAAAATCGCCGGAATAAACAGCAAAAAAACACCCCTTCTTCTCCTTAACGGAGGGCCGGGAGTATCACATGATTATTTTGAGCCGCTTTTGGTTCTTTCTGATGAAAGACCGGTTATTTTTTATGACCCGCTCGGATGCGGGAATTCTGATAAACCCGGCGATATGTCCCAATATTCGGTTGAATCCTACGTAAAGGAGGTGGGAGAGGTAAGGTCTGCACTCGGGCTTTCTGATGTTCATATTCTCGGACAGTCGTGGGGCGGAGGCCTTGCAGCGGCATACTTCATTTCAGAAAAACCGGAGGGTGTAAAAAGCCTGATTCTTTCATCTCCCCTTCTGGATACAAAAAGGTGGATCTCTGATCAGAAATCTTACCTCTCAGAGATGCCTGAGAATATTCAGGAGATTGTTCGTATTGCAGAGGAGACCGGCGTTTATGATTCTGAAGATTATCAGGATGCACTGAATGAGTATTACTCGCTTCATCTTTGCAGGCTTGACCCCTGGCCGCCTCTGTTTATAGACTCCCTTGAAAAGCTTTCGATATCTGTTTATATGCATATGTGGGGGCCAAGTGAGTTTACGTGCACGGGAACACTTCAGTCGTTTAATTTAACAGCAAATCTCTCTGAGATTGGTGTGCCCGTTCTGTTCATCTGCGGTGAGTACGACGAGGCAACACCTTCGGCAATCAGTCATTTCGCAGGTTTTGTGGACAATTCACAGATTCTGATTATAAAAGATGCATCACATCTGAACCATATCGAAAAAACAGACGAATATGTAAAGGCTGTAAGAGAGTTTCTCGGAGATTTGGATTGA
- the mcrB gene encoding coenzyme-B sulfoethylthiotransferase subunit beta translates to MAKYSDTIDLYSDDGKVLKSNVSLEKISPLVNPATLKLIDLTKRSIAVNLGGIEAALKTGKLGKGGVIMGRELDLPIMDNKDAIVAKIKEMVDVVGGETVVNEYKGGQLLLVEVPKARIDGASTYDAAITSVAAATTYAIVDQFNVSMFDASAVKAATFGAYPHTMDMEGALVSSILSNPQNNEGLGYALRNIGANHYVMMTGRNAMQGAALASTLETAGEFEMGGAIGPFERHMLLQYAYQGLNANNLVYELVKENGQTGTIGTVVQSLVAKAIEDKVIVPGKKGGYFQFYDTKDPMMWNAYAAAGTLAATMVNCGAGRFAQAVSSTLLYFNDLLEHETGLPATDFGRVMGTAVGFSFFSHSIYGGGGPGIFNGNHVVTRHANGCGIPCIVAACALDAGTQMFTPEGTSAVMGQTYGQIPEFNKPIQQIANGV, encoded by the coding sequence ATGGCAAAATATTCCGACACAATCGATCTTTATTCAGACGACGGAAAAGTTCTGAAAAGCAACGTTTCTCTCGAGAAAATAAGCCCGCTTGTCAATCCGGCAACATTAAAGCTTATTGATCTTACAAAGAGAAGCATTGCAGTAAACCTTGGCGGCATTGAGGCAGCACTCAAGACCGGCAAGCTTGGAAAAGGCGGCGTAATCATGGGCCGTGAACTCGACCTTCCAATCATGGACAACAAGGATGCAATTGTTGCCAAGATTAAGGAAATGGTTGATGTTGTAGGTGGCGAAACTGTTGTAAACGAGTACAAGGGCGGACAGCTCCTTCTCGTAGAAGTGCCAAAGGCACGTATTGATGGTGCATCCACATATGATGCGGCAATTACATCAGTTGCAGCAGCAACAACATATGCAATCGTTGACCAGTTCAACGTCAGCATGTTTGATGCATCTGCAGTAAAAGCAGCAACATTTGGTGCTTACCCCCACACAATGGATATGGAAGGAGCACTTGTATCATCAATCCTTTCAAACCCACAGAATAACGAAGGTCTTGGATACGCTCTTCGTAACATTGGTGCAAACCACTATGTTATGATGACCGGCAGAAATGCAATGCAGGGTGCAGCACTTGCATCAACCCTTGAGACAGCAGGAGAGTTTGAGATGGGCGGTGCAATCGGTCCGTTCGAGCGCCACATGCTTCTCCAATACGCATACCAGGGTCTTAACGCAAACAACCTTGTATACGAACTCGTAAAGGAGAACGGTCAGACAGGAACTATCGGTACAGTCGTACAGTCTCTTGTTGCAAAAGCAATTGAGGACAAGGTAATCGTTCCTGGAAAGAAGGGCGGCTACTTCCAGTTCTATGACACAAAGGATCCAATGATGTGGAACGCATATGCAGCAGCAGGTACACTTGCAGCAACCATGGTAAACTGTGGTGCAGGACGTTTCGCTCAGGCAGTATCCTCAACACTTCTTTACTTCAACGATCTTCTTGAGCACGAGACAGGACTTCCTGCAACAGACTTTGGTCGTGTAATGGGTACAGCTGTTGGTTTCTCATTCTTCAGCCACTCAATCTACGGTGGTGGAGGTCCAGGTATCTTCAACGGAAACCACGTTGTAACACGCCACGCAAACGGCTGTGGTATCCCATGTATTGTTGCAGCCTGTGCACTTGATGCAGGTACACAGATGTTCACACCTGAGGGAACATCCGCAGTAATGGGCCAGACCTATGGTCAGATCCCAGAGTTCAACAAGCCAATCCAGCAGATCGCAAACGGCGTCTGA
- the mcrD gene encoding methyl-coenzyme M reductase operon protein D, which translates to MTQSQYPQCRAVPLRMLSPVTAEKFLNAVVKVPGIRRMTINGPSLPALVPYGPARGKENKNSNRRAIKVGNAEMELRVQVGMVIFEVEDKTVIEKIREVCNEFFKDFKCQVQEGKFMKTSPTVSDYCKYGPDADESVLGLSDPRKKDGPVIIQSLR; encoded by the coding sequence ATGACACAAAGCCAGTATCCCCAGTGCAGGGCAGTTCCGCTCCGCATGTTGTCGCCGGTGACTGCCGAAAAATTTCTAAATGCGGTAGTTAAGGTTCCGGGAATCAGGAGGATGACCATAAACGGTCCTTCCCTTCCTGCCCTTGTACCTTATGGTCCAGCAAGAGGAAAAGAGAACAAAAACTCCAACAGGCGTGCCATAAAAGTTGGCAATGCTGAAATGGAGCTTCGTGTTCAGGTTGGAATGGTAATATTCGAGGTTGAAGACAAGACTGTAATAGAAAAGATCCGTGAAGTCTGTAATGAATTCTTTAAAGATTTCAAATGTCAGGTCCAGGAGGGCAAGTTTATGAAAACCAGCCCGACTGTTTCAGATTACTGCAAATACGGTCCTGATGCAGACGAATCTGTACTTGGTCTTTCTGATCCGAGAAAAAAAGACGGTCCTGTAATTATACAGAGTTTAAGATAA
- the mcrC gene encoding methyl-coenzyme M reductase I operon protein C, whose amino-acid sequence MPLGRVTQVVDCRESMGMGKGGGLAQRGTISECRHPDVIVVGMSPGRRHVTKPVCDITSGLRREGVEFSVSTLVLNAGSGVPSDAPKIAGSVLGAYFGVSDKEVAQIEQHKVAILHHGNVRSHVVEKVRKILSQCNIDAIVVSQAPIDYEDLAKVGVKTAYVYPDKENIRTKGRVVAIISGVTRGQTPPREKLAEVISAVMNVMKNNI is encoded by the coding sequence ATGCCACTTGGTCGTGTAACACAGGTAGTAGACTGCCGTGAAAGTATGGGCATGGGAAAAGGCGGAGGCCTCGCACAGCGTGGCACAATATCCGAATGCCGCCATCCTGATGTCATAGTGGTAGGTATGTCTCCTGGAAGACGACATGTGACAAAACCTGTATGCGATATCACATCAGGACTCAGAAGAGAAGGTGTCGAATTTTCGGTCAGCACTCTTGTGCTTAATGCCGGAAGCGGCGTCCCTTCTGATGCACCAAAGATTGCAGGCTCTGTTCTGGGAGCCTATTTCGGTGTGAGCGACAAGGAAGTTGCCCAGATAGAGCAGCATAAGGTGGCAATTCTTCATCATGGAAATGTTCGTTCCCATGTTGTGGAAAAAGTCCGCAAAATTCTCTCACAATGTAATATCGATGCAATCGTGGTATCGCAGGCCCCAATAGACTATGAAGACCTTGCAAAAGTAGGCGTAAAAACTGCCTATGTTTATCCTGACAAGGAAAATATTCGCACAAAAGGAAGGGTTGTGGCAATAATAAGCGGGGTTACCCGTGGACAGACGCCACCCAGAGAAAAGCTGGCTGAAGTAATTTCGGCTGTAATGAATGTGATGAAAAATAACATTTAA
- the mcrG gene encoding coenzyme-B sulfoethylthiotransferase subunit gamma, with protein MAYKPQYGPGTSIVAANRRKQMDPTQKLEKVRDVTDEDIVLILGHRAPGSAYPTAHPPLAEQQEPDCPIRKIVKPTEGAKAGDRVRYIQFADSMFNAPSQPYQRTYSECYRFRGIDPGTLSGRQIVECRERDLEQYAKFLIETEMFDPALVSCRGATVHGHSLRLAEDGMMFDMLQRCILGDDGIVRYVKDQIGEPLDREVAVGKPMGDEWIKAHSTIFHSLVGVSYRDDAEYVEYIQRIHALRTKYGFMPKEE; from the coding sequence ATGGCATACAAACCACAGTACGGTCCAGGTACATCAATTGTCGCCGCAAACAGGCGCAAACAGATGGACCCGACCCAGAAACTTGAAAAGGTTCGTGATGTGACAGATGAAGACATAGTTCTCATTCTTGGTCACCGTGCACCAGGTTCAGCATACCCGACAGCACACCCGCCCCTTGCAGAACAGCAGGAGCCTGACTGTCCAATCAGAAAGATTGTAAAACCAACCGAAGGAGCAAAGGCAGGAGACCGTGTCCGTTATATTCAGTTCGCTGATTCAATGTTCAACGCACCATCCCAGCCATACCAGCGTACATACTCAGAATGCTACCGCTTCCGTGGTATTGACCCGGGAACACTCTCCGGACGTCAGATTGTCGAGTGCCGTGAGCGTGACCTCGAACAGTACGCAAAATTCTTAATTGAGACAGAAATGTTTGACCCTGCACTGGTATCATGCCGTGGTGCAACAGTTCACGGTCACTCACTCCGTCTTGCAGAAGATGGAATGATGTTTGATATGCTCCAGCGTTGTATCCTCGGTGACGATGGCATCGTAAGATACGTAAAAGACCAGATTGGTGAGCCACTCGACCGTGAGGTTGCAGTCGGAAAGCCAATGGGTGACGAATGGATAAAAGCACACTCAACAATCTTCCACTCACTTGTTGGTGTTTCATACCGTGATGATGCAGAGTACGTTGAATATATCCAGCGTATCCATGCGCTAAGGACAAAATACGGCTTTATGCCAAAGGAGGAGTGA
- the mcrA gene encoding coenzyme-B sulfoethylthiotransferase subunit alpha — protein MGKIERSQKLFLNALKEKFQGEDPESVKTAFYNFNGVRQSPRKREFMAATKGIEMKRGISMYDPEHCHLGGIPMGQRQLMTYEVSGTDVFVEGDDLHFVNNAAMQQFWDDIRRTVIVGMDLAHATLQKRLGKEVTPETINEYLHILNHAMPGAAVVQEHMVETHPGLVDDCYVKVFTGDDEMADDIEPQFLINVEKLFPAEQAEVLKKNVGKSMYQAIHIPTTVSRTCDGGTTSRWSAMQIGMSFIAAYRMCAGEAAVADLSFAAKHAGVVQMASHLPARRARGPNEPGGIKFGLFSDIIQANRKYPKDPAKASLEVVGAGTMLFDQIWLGSYMSGGVGFTQYATAAYTDNILDEFTYYGMDYIKDKYGVDYTHPDPAKIVKPTQEVVNDIATEVNLNAMEQYEQYPTMMEDHFGGSQRAGVMAAACGLSCSIATGNSNAGLNGWYLSMLMHKEGWSRLGFFGYDLQDQCGSANSLSMEPDRGLIGELRGPNYPNYAMNVGHQGEYAAIVAAAHYGRGDAFCFNPLVKITFADPSLKFDFAEPRREFAKGAIREFMPAGERSLIIPAR, from the coding sequence ATGGGAAAAATTGAGAGATCACAGAAGCTTTTCCTTAACGCACTTAAAGAGAAGTTCCAGGGAGAAGACCCTGAATCAGTAAAGACCGCATTCTACAACTTCAATGGTGTCCGCCAGTCCCCACGTAAGCGTGAGTTTATGGCAGCAACAAAGGGCATCGAGATGAAGCGTGGAATTTCCATGTATGACCCTGAACACTGCCACCTTGGTGGTATCCCTATGGGTCAGAGACAGCTCATGACCTACGAAGTATCCGGAACAGATGTCTTCGTAGAGGGAGATGACTTACACTTTGTAAACAACGCCGCAATGCAGCAGTTCTGGGATGACATCAGAAGAACTGTTATTGTCGGAATGGATCTTGCACACGCAACACTCCAGAAGCGTCTTGGAAAGGAAGTTACTCCTGAAACAATCAACGAGTATCTCCACATCTTAAACCACGCAATGCCTGGCGCAGCTGTCGTTCAGGAACACATGGTTGAGACACACCCTGGTCTTGTCGATGACTGTTACGTCAAAGTCTTCACAGGCGACGACGAGATGGCAGACGACATCGAGCCACAGTTCTTAATCAACGTAGAAAAACTCTTCCCTGCAGAGCAGGCAGAAGTTCTTAAGAAGAACGTCGGCAAGTCAATGTACCAGGCAATCCACATCCCAACAACAGTCTCAAGGACTTGTGATGGTGGAACAACCTCCAGATGGTCTGCAATGCAGATCGGTATGTCATTCATCGCTGCATACAGAATGTGTGCCGGTGAAGCGGCAGTAGCTGACCTTTCATTCGCAGCAAAACACGCTGGTGTAGTTCAGATGGCTTCCCACCTGCCTGCACGCCGTGCACGTGGTCCAAATGAGCCTGGAGGAATTAAATTCGGTCTGTTCTCTGATATCATTCAGGCAAACCGTAAATATCCAAAAGACCCGGCAAAGGCATCCTTAGAGGTTGTCGGTGCAGGAACAATGCTCTTTGACCAGATCTGGCTCGGATCATACATGTCCGGTGGTGTCGGATTTACACAGTATGCAACAGCGGCATACACAGACAACATCCTCGACGAGTTCACATACTACGGTATGGACTACATCAAAGACAAATATGGTGTAGACTACACTCACCCAGACCCCGCAAAGATTGTCAAGCCAACACAGGAAGTTGTAAACGACATCGCAACAGAGGTAAACCTCAATGCTATGGAGCAGTACGAACAGTACCCGACAATGATGGAAGACCACTTTGGTGGTTCACAGCGTGCCGGTGTAATGGCGGCAGCATGTGGTCTCTCCTGTTCAATTGCAACCGGAAACTCAAATGCAGGTCTTAACGGATGGTACCTTTCAATGCTTATGCACAAGGAAGGATGGTCACGTCTCGGATTCTTCGGATACGATCTTCAGGACCAGTGTGGTTCAGCAAACTCCCTTTCAATGGAGCCTGACCGCGGTCTGATTGGAGAACTTCGTGGACCAAACTATCCAAACTACGCAATGAACGTAGGACACCAGGGAGAATACGCAGCTATCGTCGCTGCGGCTCACTACGGCCGTGGCGATGCATTCTGTTTCAACCCGCTTGTAAAGATTACATTCGCAGATCCGTCACTGAAATTCGACTTTGCAGAACCGCGCCGCGAGTTCGCAAAGGGAGCAATCCGCGAGTTCATGCCTGCCGGAGAGCGCTCACTGATCATACCTGCAAGGTAA
- the mtrE gene encoding tetrahydromethanopterin S-methyltransferase subunit E, whose protein sequence is MEELLFGIGISAVAGALATVSGAAEDTESDIGSQGDPNSQVQLAPQMGYIHRIYSKAISGEPPAYGLWCALGAGLAWALMAINYNPVLAIVLGSAIAVFVQGVYATTAYLGRTASLAKFEQPVYIDLIKSVTTVTMAHAFIAIFTCVSMCFLMVNALGHPFPLPLLGLVWGIALGAAGSATGNPFYGKERQYQSQKFGAGVPISASGNIVRYAEAGQRSSLDNGWFTSKMGGPASGVCFGLIVFLELWRTIFFEEFANGWGAIIAGIVLILIFMIIDRMVEKWARRTYGPYTEEKTEEASA, encoded by the coding sequence ATGGAAGAGTTACTATTTGGCATCGGTATAAGCGCTGTTGCAGGCGCTCTTGCCACTGTTTCCGGTGCTGCGGAGGATACTGAATCTGATATAGGATCACAGGGTGATCCAAACTCACAGGTTCAGCTTGCTCCGCAAATGGGGTATATTCATCGTATTTATAGCAAAGCTATCTCTGGTGAACCCCCTGCATACGGTTTATGGTGTGCGTTAGGAGCTGGCCTTGCATGGGCGCTGATGGCGATTAACTATAATCCGGTTCTTGCTATAGTCTTAGGTTCGGCTATAGCTGTGTTTGTACAGGGTGTATATGCAACCACAGCATATCTGGGCAGGACTGCAAGTCTGGCAAAATTTGAACAGCCGGTTTACATTGACTTAATTAAGTCAGTTACAACCGTGACCATGGCACATGCGTTTATTGCAATATTCACATGTGTATCAATGTGTTTCCTTATGGTAAACGCACTCGGACATCCTTTCCCGCTCCCGCTTCTGGGACTTGTATGGGGTATTGCTCTCGGAGCCGCAGGCTCTGCAACAGGCAACCCGTTCTATGGAAAGGAACGCCAGTACCAGTCTCAGAAGTTTGGTGCAGGTGTCCCTATCTCTGCATCCGGTAACATCGTCCGATATGCAGAGGCAGGCCAGCGCAGTTCACTTGACAACGGATGGTTCACCTCAAAGATGGGTGGCCCTGCATCAGGTGTCTGTTTTGGTCTTATTGTATTCCTTGAACTGTGGCGTACAATCTTCTTCGAAGAGTTCGCAAACGGTTGGGGTGCAATAATTGCAGGTATAGTATTGATTCTCATCTTCATGATAATCGACAGAATGGTTGAGAAATGGGCACGCAGAACATACGGCCCGTACACAGAAGAAAAAACTGAGGAGGCTTCAGCATGA